The genomic interval aattgtatcgacatgacaaaaaacctccatttgagaacactataccccagttttaattctcttctccaagtacgacaaaccctactgccccaggcatgcaatgtaagtatcaaaacacctgtttcttgacctcggtccgaagataacacaacagcccgagcgCGGTCCGGGAAGCGAATATTTTTTCCGTACATGGAAACGCTATGggacatgaattattcataaattgAGCTAAAAATCTGAAGTGCGCAGGCGCATGGACTTGGTTCTATAGCTTtatcaatttgtacatgaacgAATGGACGAGCACACTCTTGTACATAAATGAATGGACTCTATCCCCCTCTCCCTGCTTCAAGTTTCgatttctctcttcccctctctctctcttgcacTCATTATATGTTTCTCTCAACCTCCCTCTTGCAATCTCTCCCCTTCTATATCCCATCTCGCCTTTTCCCCCTTCATCCATCCTCGCTCCCGCGCTCAAATTTGTCGATCTACTCTTGACTAATTAAAGGGATGCTGGTCCatgctggagatatttatatctcaataaatagagtaaaatttacaaagcaaaatgctgcaaatttgatcaaaatcggataacaaataacaaagttattgaattttaaaaatttgcatcaTTCCGGCGAAACAGctgttctaggcatgtctttatgaatattcattaggtgggctgatgatgtcatatccccacttgcatgacttgttcttttgtattttattatataaaattaggtttattcaaaatttgtctaTCAAGAActgaaacaattggattgacaactgattaagtgtaTTAGTTagttattgccgcaacttatttcatcataatggagacacatcatctacatatgtatgaaaaaagtgaaacaatgtaataacataagaaaaaggaaggtCAGGATgttacatcatcagcccacctaatgaatattcatgacgatgtgcatataactgttctcacaaaatattgataaactttaaaattcaataacttcgttatttctgatccaattttgatgaaattttcagcattttgctttgtgaattttactctatttaataTTTAGATAGAAATATTTTCAACCCGGACTATCCCTTTAATGGAACAGCTAAATATTCGCACAGTGGGTTTTTATTACGATAGACCTTTTCATGTTACGCAATATAATAATgtccaatataattataaaaagttGCAAGTTCATTATCGTTTTGGGGGTAACTGTCCAGAGAACCTTTAATTCCTCACTCAGTCTTTgacaaaaaataacttttttataatttttgatatccccccccaaaaaaaatccatattttattgttcgaaatagacaccaGAATACATCATGTGTagatgatgtgtctccattatgatgaaataatttgctgAAATAACTAACTAAtacacttaaaggggaatccagccttggccataaaatgttgtgttgggaaggagaaaaataaattaaacagaatggtgaaagtttgaaagaaatcggacaagcaataagaaagttatagctgctttaaaattgagatcactaatactatgtagatttcaaattggcaactgggtaagtaaattatgacaaggggcaaggacaactttcccataggccatgtactttattatcaggtatttgtggttttctcctaagtacccattcccctggggcagtaatctaaatataacccaggtagtatattgttttatgtcctcatgaaagaaaaatataatttgaaataagacttttggggaaaatgacattttagccataatatgtattggagtacatggaagagtagtccttgccttacctcactatgacatcccatatgcggccaatttgaagtctccatgggtatagtgattaccaatatttacaacttttaaaaattcataactttcttgttgtttgtccaatattgttcaaactttcacctatcaacttgtctgatttttcttttccttataaaaacaagtttttatttgggttggattcccctttaatcagttgtcaatccaattgctTCAGTTCTAGTTAGACAAAttatgaataaacctaatttcatataataaaatacaaaagaacaagtcatgcaagtggggatatgacatcatcagcccacctaatgaatattcataaagacatgcccagAACTGTTTCGCCGGAAtgatgcaaatttttaaaattcaataactttgttatttgttatccgattttgatcaaatttgcagcttttactttgtgaattttactctatttattgagatataaatatctccagcatggaccatccctttaattagtCAAGAGTAGATCGACAAATTTGAGCGCGGGAGCGAGGATGGATCAAGcccggggggggccacttccattgacgagtggataccatgcgcgaccacggggtcttgaaaagcaccctaaacacgtattttccatattctgaaaatgcaccccttaacaagtattggcgtgtgaaaccctacccttaacaagtattggaaacaaaacgatagtCTTATAGAtttagcaagtattccctgaaatgaacccctaaacaagtacagagatattttattgttatgtcacgcgtccgtcggtgGTCGGTTTTACCAAGGAGATATATCTCCTTGTTTTTACCTTTAGACATCATtattggtttagtacggccccaccttccacacctcgcgcaaatcggactctaaacacgtagtgttggggcaaaaaggacatcctttatcatacattttgattttgttatatcatccccgcatatttgaccctaaacacgtatattacccttttttcattatttttgtgtttttgacacccttatcacgttacgcacgtaacatgccctatcttaaaaaagacataatttttacgtgtttttttggtcgcgcatgatatctactcgtcaatgtaagtggccccccgggggaTCAAGGGGGAAAAGGCGAGATGGGATAGAAGGGCCGGGAGAGATTGCAAGAGGGAGGTTGAGAGAAACATAATGAgtgcaagagagagagagagagtgaaacTAGATGGAGAGGAGGGGGGTGGCGAGGACATTATGCGAGTCCATTCAGTCATGTTTCAGAAAGAaacagagggggagagagaggttgCATGAAAGTGGGGGGGAgcacaaagagaaagagaacgaaaccccgggggggccacttccattgacgagtggataccatgcgcgaccatggggtctagaaaagcaccctaaacacatattttccatattctgaaaatgcaccccttaacaagtattagcgtctgaaaccctacccttaacaagtattggaaacaaaacaacactcttggcaagtattccctgaaatgaacccctaaacaagtacagcgatatttgtTATCTCatgggtccgtcggtcgtcggttttacctttacacaccatttggtgcACGgacccaccttccacacctcgcgcaaatcggactctaaacacgtagtgttggggcaaagaggacatcctttataaaacattttaattttgtttcatcatccccacaaatttgaccctaaacacgtaactttcctagcgaaatagataccctttttccattatttttgtgtttttgacacccttatcacattacgtacgtaacgtgcccaatcttgaataagacatcctttttacgtgtttttttggtcgcgcatggtatccactcgtcaatgtaagtgccccccccctgggaaCGAAACATAAATTTAGATGGAGGGGTGGCGAGGACATTCATTGCgagggagaggaagagagagattgcaagagagaggggaagagagaaatcGAAACTTGAGGAAGCAGGGAGAGGGGGATGGAGTCAATTCATTTATGTACAAGAGTGTGCTCGTCCATTcgttcatgtacaaattgataAAGCTATAGAACCAAGTCCATGCGCCTGCGCACTTCAGAATTTTAGCTcaatttatgaataattcattgcCCATAGCGTTTCCATGTACGGAAAAAATATTCGCGTCCGGGAAAACATGccgccattttttattcacttactttccttatttcgaggttgattttcttcgttcgaaattataaatggactaacattgaatttctgaatacaatatgcctttgaaaacgtgattaaatatcgaatacaataatttcattccgaaggtccttctacaggcagagaagtcttacgtaatagcactgctgttgtttatcatttcgtccttggctcaacgctcataatctggcctgtggggattacctggccaagcggggttgatcaggcgagtgtttcataaagctgttcgtaatttaagagcgactggtgatcctgtcttgcggtaaatggtacaaaccattggcgatgatcaccagtcgttggtaaagttgctcttaacttacgaacagctttatgaaacgacccccagggcttggaaatgattttttagaTTTCAAATACAAATTGGGGTCtaataccgcagtttgcaatctgaactgcggtctcaCTGCAAatgggggtttgacgtaatggaaacttcattgtgaaatgacttggatggaataacacttgtcataaaagccttgcacgtaaactttaatgttgacctgaaaatgacctttgaccttaccatgtgacctccaactgcagcataacatgcaggtccccttaGTCCATCTACcacccaagtttggttgaaaagagacttacggttgcggagttaggtgtcataagagtcttgcatgtaaactttaacgttgacctgaaaatgacctttgaccttaccatgtgacctccaactgcagcctaacatgcaggtcccccaagtccatctaccattttccttgcctgcatagcagaagcaAGATATGGACGTCGCCTATCTGATGGCGGCAATAATCAGACTTTGGCGGCGACgaagtcaacatcaaatcttaacagaggttaagtttttgaaatgtcataacttttaaggTATAAgtatctatttcatgaaacttagggtTAAACATAATCTATAGAGACAGATtagttttaatataaaaaatgtcGTCCAGGGTACctggaaatccaagatggcgtccaaaacgGCAGTCGTTGTACTATCAACtccaaaaaggaaaataatctATTGCTTGCTGCAGCGTCAACAAATTAGTTTATATTAAAAAGCTTGAAATGCATCAGGACATGTTTACAAGATAGTCAGTGAGTGTGTCAGAGAAACCAAGATTACATTCCAAAATGGTGTCAATAAAGGACAttgtaacttttaaaaaaaataatggttcCAAGGGAAAAATTACATACATTGGAAAAGTTTCAAGATTTGTCAGTGGTGCAGATTGTCAAAAAATGCATGATGACTTCAAAAATGgttgctgttacttaaaaaaattgatgcaaAGTGCATATAATGTCTACCTAAAGACATTTTTGTATCTTTCCCatgatttcaagggtcaaataatataggttTAGACGTATTGCAGGGATACGCTGTTGTCCGAAAATTGAAGAAGGCTCGCATAATTGCATTCAAATTGGCCACCATTGatacaaaaatggcaatacCTCATAATTTATATTATCCCATGTAGaaccattattttggtgtctctgCTATGTTTTTAAGGCTCTTGAAATAAGTGTTACAAGGTACAAAATTCGGCGGTGGTGTAAAAACccgaaaaaataaactttaaagaTGGGGTACAATTTTAACCTAAAAAGTACCGATAAAAAGTTGATAAGTACTTCAAGACACATCATTTTAGTGCTTAGAAATAGAACTATTCTAAGGTTTCATGAGTAGGGAACAACAGTCATTTTACGCAATTTTAGAAGTCACTTtggattttaatttttgaaaaaactGAAAATTGACCATCCTTGTTGCTTGTCCCGATGTATTATTTGAGCCTTCAAACCACAATAGCATagacaccaaacatttttttttcacatagcTATGACTATTTTCAACTTAATGGACTCATTTTCGACGCATTTTTTTATCCATCTTTGAGGTTTTCGGAAAAATGGACTGCTTCATACCATTGTTACTAATCCAAAAGTATTATTCAACCATTGAAACCATAGGGTAGACACCAAAATTATATCTCCCGCATGGATtctaaatgaactatgtccattatTAAGTAACAGCAGCCATCTTTGACTCCTTTTTtctgaagccatcttggatttttggacatacaggAACACTGACTGTCCAACTTATCctaatgtacatgatgtattgcTTGAAGTTTTAAACAAAGGGTTAGACAACATAACCATATACCCAGGcagatattaaaaaatgtatatcagTTTTTAGGAAACAACCATATTAGACTCCCTTTTTTGGAAACCATCTTTAATTTTTGGACATGGTGGACCCCTGGCTGTCCTTGCAACTTGCCctaatgtattacttgaccctttaaccACTTGACTGCGTGTGCTGGGCGAGTGTGCGATCTGTGCGGGGCACGTAATATTACGTGCTTGACCTATCTTCTGTTTGAGACGTCAGCACCGCACTGTTAATACCCCTACGATGAAAACAGCGCATGTATATCAAATTCCATACTATGGTCAccagatggcgctattccacaAAAGTTATCGAAACTTTTGCAGTGATTTATAAATGTTTGTATTCACTTTTTCATAGTGATAGTGTACGGCGCTCAGTTAAAAATGGCGACTCGCAGTAGAGAGGTGAATCGGAAGGATTTTGACGAAACTTTAGAccagccattctcaattacttttgTTGAAGCTCcacatttcttgttgagaatctCAACTGCGCCACTTTCCATCATGCGACCGGGTAAAGtactatgggggggggggggtcactggGAAAGAGTCCCCTGACGACTTGGCAATTAGGGTCTCtcattaatatcaacagaaAATAGTACCAATGGCAACAAACTTcaacaattttcaaaatcaaaattacttTTCAAAACATACCAGTAGGCGCTAGTTCAGATCTTTCTGCCTCAGATCTGGTGACTGAAATGACTTCTCCCAGATTTTGCCAGTGCTGAAAAATTAGGCTTGACTGATGTGATGGCAACTCGGAGAACGTTGCACAAATGAGTGTTTGTTATTCTGTTCCTGTATTTGTTCTTAATGAAGTTCATGTTTGAAAAACACTGTTCACAAATATATGTTGATCCAAAAATGGTGAGAATCTTGGTTGACATGCTCCTAAGAACAGGGAAACCAGTAAGTTCAATCCAAAACTTTTCCAACTCTTGACCATTGAACTGCAGTTTCAGTTCATCATCAGCCTGTAGCTCGATGAGTTGTTCTTGAAGGTCTTGCTGGGACATGTCTGGAGAAATTGCTCCTGCTTGCTCCAACCATCTTTCATCTGTTGGGTCTACCAAAAATGGTTGTGTCACAACTAACAGGATACTGTCCAAATTCTTGAAGTCCGCAAAGCGGGTGTGAAACTCGTCCATGAGTTTCTGCACAAATTATGCACCTGCAATTGCATTAGGTCCATATTCCTTCAGAGTGGGAAAGTACTTCTTGTCTTTGGTCAAATCTTTCAGATAAACCGGTAACATCCCTTGAAATGTCTTTACAGTTTTCCTACATGCTGCCAGGGATTTTCCATGTCCTTGAAGTTTCAGGTTCAGTCCATTCAGATGGGTGAAGATGTCCACAAGGAAGGCTATCTTTGTCATCATTCCGTCATCAGTCATAAAGCCAAGATGCTTTTTGGCACGCACATCAATTGACTGACCCAAGTAACTTACGATGTGTGCTCGCAGGGTCCACATTCTCTTCAACACCTCCCTTTGCTAAGCCATCGTACAGCTGTGTGCAAAGGAATATCAAAGTACTCTGCCTCTTCGTCTTGTAGAAAGGTTCGCAAGTCTCGATGTTGCTTGGATGATTTGGCTCTCAAgaaattcacaatttcaataAGTTTGTTCAGGGGCTCAGCAAAGTCGTTGTTGATCTTTGCACAAAGAACTGAGTTGTGTATAAGGCAATGGAATGACAGAAGCCCAGGTGAAACCTCCTTCATCCTTGCTGCCACGCCTGTTTTCTTCCCGACCATTGCAGGAGCTCCATCAGTTAGGAGGGATTTCACTTTGGCGATGGAAATTCCGTGTGCATCAAAGAATGATGAAATTGTGCTGAAAATATCACTACTTGTTGTTGATCCAGTCAGGGGTAGCAATTCGAGAAGCTCTTCACGGAATGTCCCTGAAGACTCATCCAGAAATCTGACAAACAAAGCCAGCTGTGCCACATCTGTGATGTCAGTTGACTCATCTATGGCAAGGGAGATGGCATCTGCAACCTTCAATTTTTCCAGCAGTTCATCTTTAAGGTTGTTAGCTAAGACCTCAGAGCGTCTTGTATTAGTGTCATTAGAAAGGGGAATCTTTTTTAAAGTCTCCACTTTTTCTGGGCAAAGGACCTTTGCCGTTTCAACCATGCATTCCTTCACTACTTCGGATGCTGTGAATGGAAGTTTGTTCTTGTTAAGAATCCATGAGACTCGGAGGGAGACTTCTGCTGCTTTCTCCTGTGCAGTTCCACCTCTAGGAAACACTGCTACTGATTTTGCGTGAGACTTAGCTAAATGTTCCATCCTCTTCTTGCGTTCCTCACTTCCTGGTGGATATTTCTTCTCGAATGTGTCCTTGTGTTTTGTATTGTAATGCCGCTGAATGTCATACCTTTTAATCACAGCTATGGTTCCTCCACATATCAAACATGTTGGTTTCATATTTTGTCCATCTGGaagtatgaagaaaaaaaacaattttccaTTCGTCATGAAACCTGCGAGTGTCCGTTTTCAATTTCTTTGGAGGGGGAGCAGCCATTTTCATTCAGAAATCCAGATGGATATCCAACTGAGGTTTCAAAACAAAAGAACCAACAAAAAGAACTTACTCGATAAGATTATAACTTCAGCACcaaaaatttgatataaataattACATCACAATCAATTCAGTATGGAAGATGAAATGAAGATAGAAAATGAAACTCACTgatttatcaaatttatttattacttgtGCAGTATAATTCAATCTCCAAATAAATTTCTCATCAAAATATGCATATCACCCTAAAAACCGCCCCTTTCAAGTAAGTTTTCATGAAAAACACACAGTTTTTGTTATCAACTAAAGATGTGAACCTATTACGTAAAAAAGAAATCGGGACAACACTGTAtgtcaaataaatttgattttaatttggcGCAAGTGCAGTGTCATACCTTGTCAGACATCAGGAAATAAACTTGTGCGCCTACCGCCCTATCCAGCTGATGAGAAGGATAATTGAATGTGACTAATTGTCAGGTGTATTTTGTCGGGGTTTGGCCCGGTGCGAGACTGCACTGACGCCCCAAACTGCagcctctctctccctcactcgACCCACGTGCACGTCGGGCATCATTCATTCAGTTAAGCACAGGTGACAGGTGCATTAAAAAAATCGCGGCAAACAATACATCACCTCATTTTACTTTTACAACTTTAGATTTAAATCAGCTTCGGtaacaaaatttattatttctatGAACAGGGTGTTCTTTGACTGTCAAATTATTCGACTATTAGAACTTACCAAAAATGTACACTCTTGCAGTGAGAAAATTACACGCCGTATAGTTGAAACTTTCGAAGAGCGAGACTTTCATACCACTTGTGATGCATATAGTCTTTGTACCAGTCGTACATGAATACACCAAG from Lytechinus pictus isolate F3 Inbred chromosome 2, Lp3.0, whole genome shotgun sequence carries:
- the LOC135153235 gene encoding SCAN domain-containing protein 3-like translates to MDEFHTRFADFKNLDSILLVVTQPFLVDPTDERWLEQAGAISPDMSQQDLQEQLIELQADDELKLQFNGQELEKFWIELTGFPVLRSMSTKILTIFGSTYICEQCFSNMNFIKNKYRNRITNTHLCNVLRVAITSVKPNFSALAKSGRSHFSHQI
- the LOC129279404 gene encoding SCAN domain-containing protein 3-like, giving the protein MKPTCLICGGTIAVIKRYDIQRHYNTKHKDTFEKKYPPGSEERKKRMEHLAKSHAKSVAVFPRGGTAQEKAAEVSLRVSWILNKNKLPFTASEVVKECMVETAKVLCPEKVETLKKIPLSNDTNTRRSEVLANNLKDELLEKLKVADAISLAIDESTDITDVAQLALFVRFLDESSGTFREELLELLPLTGSTTSSDIFSTISSFFDAHGISIAKVKSLLTDGAPAMVGKKTGVAARMKEVSPGLLSFHCLIHNSVLCAKINNDFAEPLNKLIEIVNFLRAKSSKQHRDLRTFLQDEEAEYFDIPLHTAVRWLSKGRC